The following proteins are encoded in a genomic region of Drosophila willistoni isolate 14030-0811.24 chromosome 3R, UCI_dwil_1.1, whole genome shotgun sequence:
- the LOC124459868 gene encoding uncharacterized protein LOC124459868 isoform X1: protein MPRTRRGANLSRQTNRSRGMQDRRAIRSDAERQQSNADVRVRMAQLRASQLQEVRDEQNQQRQLERSESRRFVANRRRGISFLRLAFQYEHYVEYYAHSKVVIGTLDKECPHCQALKFKNEPIGMCCSSGKVKLPEIETPPEPLHGLLIGTDPNSSLFLRSIRQFNSCFQMTSFGATEIVKNTAANGQQFNSTFKIKGQIYHKVGSLLPMQNEPYKFLQIYFMGGEDSERALANRVNTRCNYNHLNSPFATRIVSELDALLNEHNELLKLFKSHMHKLQSDNHAIFINPDRTPAGGHIRRFNAPVVDDVAGIMVGDHTATRQIVIRRRNNSLQSIPDTHRLYDALQYPLIFWKGQDGYCINLKQRDPVTAIKLPTAILIFQKRAQRSVAGHVNMRVQTLHDPSAETFSKQLLDIGNGKVAVHDNTESIKLPTGFCTIVHSQDVLIDCIFPDVHTQYINLEWLAERAILAAKNVDVHGLNFKIQQLLPTDSVSYKSVNTVCNTIESVNYPVEFLNSLDLPGMPPHHLQLKVGSPVILLRNLNPPRLCNGTRLVIKKLMKNVIEATILNGKFQAKR from the exons ATGCCACGAACACGCAGGGGGGCTAATTTGAGTCGTCAAACTAACAGATCTAGAGGCATGCAAGATAGAAGAGCAATAAGATCAGATGCAGAAAGGCAACAAAGTAATGCAGATGTCCGTGTAAGAATGGCGCAGTTACGTGCATCACAATTACAAGAGGTACGAGATgagcaaaaccaacaaagacaaTTGGAACGAAGCGAATCGCGCAGATTCGTAGCCAACAGACGTAGAGGGATTTCATTTCTTCGACTAGCATTTCAGTATGAGCATTATGTTGAATATTACGCTCATTCCAAAGTGGTAATTGGTACATTGGACAAGGAATGCCCGCACTGTCAAgcccttaaatttaaaaatgagccAATTGGGATGTGTTGCTCATCAGGAAAAGTGAAACTTCCAGAAATTGAAACACCGCCGGAACCATTGCACGGCCTCCTTATTGGTACTGATCCAAATTCTTCGCTGTTCTTGCGTTCAATTCGGCAATtcaattcatgttttcaaatgacatcgttCGGAGCAAcggaaatagttaaaaatacTGCTGCAAATGGTCAACAATTTAATTCCACATTCAAAATCAAAGGCCAAATTTACCACAAAGTCGGCTCATTACTACCAATGCAAAACGaaccttataaatttttacaaatttacttTATGGGTGGCGAGGACTCTGAACGGGCACTCGCCAATCGCGTGAATACACGTTGCAACTATAATCACCTCAATTCACCATTTGCAACGCGCATTGTCAGCGAGCTGGACGCTCTGTTAAATGAGCACAAcgaattgttgaaattattcaaatcaCATATGCATAAGCTACAAAGTGACAATCACGCTATTTTCATCAATCCTGATAGAACACCAGCTGGAGGGCATATACGTCGATTCAACGCACCTGTTGTTGACGACGTGGCTGGAATCATGGTTGGCGACCATACAGCTACGCGACAAATCGTGATTcgaagaagaaataattctCTTCAGTCCATTCCTGATACCCATCGTTTATATGATGCTCTCCAATATCCACTCATTTTTTGGAAGGGACAAGACGGATATTGCATAAACCTTAAGCAACGAGATCCGGTAACAg CAATAAAATTACCAAccgcaattttaatttttcaaaagcggGCACAGCGAAGCGTGGCAGGGCATGTGAACATGCGCGTTCAAACGCTTCACGATCCATCCGCCGAAACTTTTTCGAAACAGCTATTAGATATTGGCAATGGGAAAGTTGCCGTACATGATAATACTGAATCAATAAAATTACCAACCGGTTTTTGCACAATCGTCCACTCGCAAGATGTTCTCATCGACTGTATATTTCCCGatgtacacacacaatatataaatcttGAGTGGCTGGCAGAAAGAGCCATTTTAGCAGCGAAAAATGTGGACGTTcatggattaaatttcaagatacaacaattgTTGCCAACAGACTCTGTGTCATACAAATCTGTTAATACAGTTTGCAATACTATCGAATCTGTAAATTACCCAgtagaatttttgaattccttGGATTTGCCAGGCATGCCACCGCACCACTTACAATTGAAAGTAGGATCCCCGGTGATTTTGCTCCGTAACTTGAACCCACCACGGCTGTGCAATGGCACACGAttggttattaaaaaattaatgaagaaCGTGATTGAGGCCACCATTTTAAATGGCAAGTTTCAAGCTAAAAGGTAA
- the LOC124459868 gene encoding uncharacterized protein LOC124459868 isoform X3 yields the protein MPRTRRGANLSRQTNRSRGMQDRRAIRSDAERQQSNADVRVRMAQLRASQLQEVRDEQNQQRQLERSESRRFVANRRRGISFLRLAFQYEHYVEYYAHSKVVIGTLDKECPHCQALKFKNEPIGMCCSSGKVKLPEIETPPEPLHGLLIGTDPNSSLFLRSIRQFNSCFQMTSFGATEIVKNTAANGQQFNSTFKIKGQIYHKVGSLLPMQNEPYKFLQIYFMGGEDSERALANRVNTRCNYNHLNSPFATRIVSELDALLNEHNELLKLFKSHMHKLQSDNHAIFINPDRTPAGGHIRRFNAPVVDDVAGIMVGDHTATRQIVIRRRNNSLQSIPDTHRLYDALQYPLIFWKGQDGYCINLKQRDPVTAVSQE from the coding sequence ATGCCACGAACACGCAGGGGGGCTAATTTGAGTCGTCAAACTAACAGATCTAGAGGCATGCAAGATAGAAGAGCAATAAGATCAGATGCAGAAAGGCAACAAAGTAATGCAGATGTCCGTGTAAGAATGGCGCAGTTACGTGCATCACAATTACAAGAGGTACGAGATgagcaaaaccaacaaagacaaTTGGAACGAAGCGAATCGCGCAGATTCGTAGCCAACAGACGTAGAGGGATTTCATTTCTTCGACTAGCATTTCAGTATGAGCATTATGTTGAATATTACGCTCATTCCAAAGTGGTAATTGGTACATTGGACAAGGAATGCCCGCACTGTCAAgcccttaaatttaaaaatgagccAATTGGGATGTGTTGCTCATCAGGAAAAGTGAAACTTCCAGAAATTGAAACACCGCCGGAACCATTGCACGGCCTCCTTATTGGTACTGATCCAAATTCTTCGCTGTTCTTGCGTTCAATTCGGCAATtcaattcatgttttcaaatgacatcgttCGGAGCAAcggaaatagttaaaaatacTGCTGCAAATGGTCAACAATTTAATTCCACATTCAAAATCAAAGGCCAAATTTACCACAAAGTCGGCTCATTACTACCAATGCAAAACGaaccttataaatttttacaaatttacttTATGGGTGGCGAGGACTCTGAACGGGCACTCGCCAATCGCGTGAATACACGTTGCAACTATAATCACCTCAATTCACCATTTGCAACGCGCATTGTCAGCGAGCTGGACGCTCTGTTAAATGAGCACAAcgaattgttgaaattattcaaatcaCATATGCATAAGCTACAAAGTGACAATCACGCTATTTTCATCAATCCTGATAGAACACCAGCTGGAGGGCATATACGTCGATTCAACGCACCTGTTGTTGACGACGTGGCTGGAATCATGGTTGGCGACCATACAGCTACGCGACAAATCGTGATTcgaagaagaaataattctCTTCAGTCCATTCCTGATACCCATCGTTTATATGATGCTCTCCAATATCCACTCATTTTTTGGAAGGGACAAGACGGATATTGCATAAACCTTAAGCAACGAGATCCGGTAACAg
- the LOC124459868 gene encoding uncharacterized protein LOC124459868 isoform X2 has protein sequence MPALGMCCSSGKVKLPEIETPPEPLHGLLIGTDPNSSLFLRSIRQFNSCFQMTSFGATEIVKNTAANGQQFNSTFKIKGQIYHKVGSLLPMQNEPYKFLQIYFMGGEDSERALANRVNTRCNYNHLNSPFATRIVSELDALLNEHNELLKLFKSHMHKLQSDNHAIFINPDRTPAGGHIRRFNAPVVDDVAGIMVGDHTATRQIVIRRRNNSLQSIPDTHRLYDALQYPLIFWKGQDGYCINLKQRDPVTAIKLPTAILIFQKRAQRSVAGHVNMRVQTLHDPSAETFSKQLLDIGNGKVAVHDNTESIKLPTGFCTIVHSQDVLIDCIFPDVHTQYINLEWLAERAILAAKNVDVHGLNFKIQQLLPTDSVSYKSVNTVCNTIESVNYPVEFLNSLDLPGMPPHHLQLKVGSPVILLRNLNPPRLCNGTRLVIKKLMKNVIEATILNGKFQAKR, from the exons ATGCCCGCACT TGGGATGTGTTGCTCATCAGGAAAAGTGAAACTTCCAGAAATTGAAACACCGCCGGAACCATTGCACGGCCTCCTTATTGGTACTGATCCAAATTCTTCGCTGTTCTTGCGTTCAATTCGGCAATtcaattcatgttttcaaatgacatcgttCGGAGCAAcggaaatagttaaaaatacTGCTGCAAATGGTCAACAATTTAATTCCACATTCAAAATCAAAGGCCAAATTTACCACAAAGTCGGCTCATTACTACCAATGCAAAACGaaccttataaatttttacaaatttacttTATGGGTGGCGAGGACTCTGAACGGGCACTCGCCAATCGCGTGAATACACGTTGCAACTATAATCACCTCAATTCACCATTTGCAACGCGCATTGTCAGCGAGCTGGACGCTCTGTTAAATGAGCACAAcgaattgttgaaattattcaaatcaCATATGCATAAGCTACAAAGTGACAATCACGCTATTTTCATCAATCCTGATAGAACACCAGCTGGAGGGCATATACGTCGATTCAACGCACCTGTTGTTGACGACGTGGCTGGAATCATGGTTGGCGACCATACAGCTACGCGACAAATCGTGATTcgaagaagaaataattctCTTCAGTCCATTCCTGATACCCATCGTTTATATGATGCTCTCCAATATCCACTCATTTTTTGGAAGGGACAAGACGGATATTGCATAAACCTTAAGCAACGAGATCCGGTAACAg CAATAAAATTACCAAccgcaattttaatttttcaaaagcggGCACAGCGAAGCGTGGCAGGGCATGTGAACATGCGCGTTCAAACGCTTCACGATCCATCCGCCGAAACTTTTTCGAAACAGCTATTAGATATTGGCAATGGGAAAGTTGCCGTACATGATAATACTGAATCAATAAAATTACCAACCGGTTTTTGCACAATCGTCCACTCGCAAGATGTTCTCATCGACTGTATATTTCCCGatgtacacacacaatatataaatcttGAGTGGCTGGCAGAAAGAGCCATTTTAGCAGCGAAAAATGTGGACGTTcatggattaaatttcaagatacaacaattgTTGCCAACAGACTCTGTGTCATACAAATCTGTTAATACAGTTTGCAATACTATCGAATCTGTAAATTACCCAgtagaatttttgaattccttGGATTTGCCAGGCATGCCACCGCACCACTTACAATTGAAAGTAGGATCCCCGGTGATTTTGCTCCGTAACTTGAACCCACCACGGCTGTGCAATGGCACACGAttggttattaaaaaattaatgaagaaCGTGATTGAGGCCACCATTTTAAATGGCAAGTTTCAAGCTAAAAGGTAA